In Pedobacter heparinus DSM 2366, the following are encoded in one genomic region:
- a CDS encoding FMN-binding glutamate synthase family protein, producing the protein MRKAFIAIAAFLVALTIMLGLTYAPLWWLFIFTGPVVLLGIYDLYQPKHSIVRNYPVVGRLRYFMEDLRPKIYQYFVESDTNGKPFSRLNRSLIYQRAKMENDTIPFGTQLDVYENGYEWLSHSISAISHHELEESPRVLVGGPNCTQPYSASIYNISAMSFGSLSQNAILALNGGAKLGGFAHNTGEGGISDYHANPGGDLIWQIGTGYFGCRNHDDGSFNPEAFAQRSKSDQVKMIEIKLSQGAKPGHGGILPAKKVTPEIARIRLVKEGYDVISPPSHSAFRTPLELVAFVKQLRELSGGKPIGIKLCIGRRSEFFAICKAMVETGIYVDFITVDGGEGGTGASPQEFSNAVGMPLREAVAFVYDVLSGFNLKQHIKIIASGKVASGFDLVKNIALGADLCNSARGMMFALGCIQALECNSNTCPTGVATQDPSLMKGLVVEDKKVRVFNFHRLTVASAVELLGAAGLHHPYQLTRAYINRRIAPNVMHSYMESFPYIPEGSLLQTPYPMRFELGMALSTSASFNPTDYKVSMVDYAHANSYSDDMAEHKNNS; encoded by the coding sequence ATGAGAAAAGCATTCATCGCTATTGCAGCATTTTTGGTAGCGCTTACCATAATGTTAGGCCTTACCTACGCACCGTTATGGTGGTTGTTTATTTTTACAGGCCCGGTGGTTTTATTGGGCATTTACGACTTATACCAGCCTAAGCATAGTATTGTCCGCAACTACCCGGTTGTAGGCCGTTTAAGGTATTTTATGGAAGACCTGCGGCCAAAAATATACCAGTATTTTGTAGAGAGTGATACCAATGGCAAGCCATTTAGCCGTTTAAATCGTTCGTTGATCTATCAGCGTGCAAAAATGGAGAACGATACTATTCCTTTTGGAACACAACTTGACGTATATGAAAACGGTTATGAGTGGTTAAGTCATAGTATTTCAGCCATCAGTCATCACGAGCTGGAAGAGAGCCCTCGTGTACTTGTCGGTGGTCCGAACTGTACCCAGCCTTATTCTGCCAGTATCTATAACATATCTGCTATGAGCTTCGGTTCTTTAAGCCAGAATGCTATCCTTGCTTTAAACGGTGGTGCCAAACTGGGTGGTTTCGCACATAATACAGGTGAGGGAGGGATTAGTGATTACCATGCCAATCCTGGTGGCGACCTGATCTGGCAAATCGGAACAGGTTATTTTGGCTGTCGTAACCACGATGATGGTTCTTTTAATCCTGAAGCTTTTGCCCAAAGGTCTAAATCCGATCAGGTTAAAATGATCGAAATTAAACTTTCCCAGGGTGCTAAACCGGGGCATGGAGGAATTTTGCCTGCCAAAAAAGTAACACCAGAAATAGCCAGGATCAGGCTGGTAAAAGAAGGCTATGATGTGATTTCTCCACCTTCACATTCAGCTTTCAGGACCCCTTTGGAACTCGTTGCTTTTGTAAAGCAGCTGCGTGAATTATCGGGTGGTAAGCCAATTGGAATTAAGTTGTGCATTGGCCGGAGAAGCGAGTTTTTTGCTATTTGTAAGGCAATGGTGGAAACCGGGATTTATGTTGATTTTATTACCGTAGATGGTGGAGAGGGTGGTACCGGTGCTTCGCCTCAGGAGTTTTCGAATGCTGTTGGCATGCCTTTAAGAGAAGCAGTAGCTTTTGTATATGATGTACTTAGTGGTTTTAACCTGAAACAACACATCAAGATTATTGCATCCGGAAAAGTAGCTTCAGGCTTCGATCTGGTTAAAAATATTGCCCTTGGGGCTGATTTATGTAATTCTGCCAGGGGTATGATGTTTGCATTGGGTTGTATCCAAGCTTTAGAGTGTAACAGCAATACATGTCCTACTGGTGTAGCTACACAAGATCCGAGTTTAATGAAGGGTCTTGTAGTAGAAGATAAAAAGGTGAGGGTATTCAATTTCCACCGACTTACTGTGGCCAGTGCAGTTGAATTGCTGGGGGCCGCAGGTTTACACCATCCATATCAGCTTACAAGAGCTTATATCAACAGGCGGATAGCGCCAAATGTAATGCATTCTTATATGGAGAGTTTTCCTTATATCCCTGAAGGAAGTTTACTGCAAACGCCTTATCCGATGCGTTTTGAACTGGGTATGGCACTCAGTACATCAGCTAGTTTTAATCCAACAGATTATAAAGTATCGATGGTTGATTATGCACATGCGAATTCTTATTCGGATGATATGGCTGAACATAAGAATAATTCTTAA
- a CDS encoding L-threonylcarbamoyladenylate synthase, whose amino-acid sequence MLIKIYPENPNPKAIEQIVDVLKKGGLIIYPTDTVYGLGCDITNQKAIEKICRLRGIKPEKANFSFICSDLRHISDFIKPIDTATFRVLKKALPGPFTFILNANNNVPKLLSSNKKTVGIRVPDNDIAREIVRQLGNPILSTSIRDDDEVIEYSTDPELIHEKYENTVDMVIDGGFGDNEASTVVDCTSGDFEIIREGKGDLDSFL is encoded by the coding sequence ATGCTTATCAAAATCTATCCCGAAAATCCCAATCCAAAAGCAATCGAACAGATTGTTGATGTACTTAAAAAGGGTGGCTTAATCATATATCCTACTGATACGGTTTATGGTTTGGGCTGTGACATTACGAACCAAAAGGCCATCGAAAAGATATGTCGTCTTAGGGGTATAAAGCCTGAAAAGGCCAATTTTTCTTTCATATGCTCGGATTTAAGACATATTTCCGATTTCATCAAACCTATTGATACAGCAACATTCAGGGTATTAAAAAAGGCCCTACCGGGCCCTTTTACCTTTATTTTAAATGCAAACAATAACGTACCCAAACTATTAAGTTCCAATAAAAAAACAGTTGGTATTAGGGTACCAGATAATGACATTGCCAGAGAAATTGTAAGGCAACTTGGCAACCCTATTCTATCTACGTCCATCCGTGATGACGATGAAGTAATAGAGTATTCTACCGATCCGGAACTGATCCATGAGAAATATGAAAATACAGTTGATATGGTGATAGATGGTGGTTTTGGCGACAATGAAGCTTCCACGGTAGTAGACTGTACTTCCGGCGACTTTGAGATCATCCGTGAAGGAAAAGGAGATTTGGATAGCTTTCTGTAA
- the nhaA gene encoding Na+/H+ antiporter NhaA: MAKLLNLQAFKDFFRSGQIGGVILLICVAISLFIANSSYATAFADFLATDFGFTFGANAYVFSVSAWINDALMAVFFLLVGLEIKREMVEGELSSIKKASLPVVAALGGMLVPAFIYFMFNKGENTASGWGIPMATDIAFALAIISMLGKHVPTSLKVFLAALAIVDDLGAILVIAIFYTNEVHFDYLLMAAGIVALLLVFNFLNVKPLYFYLIPGVFLWYFIHHSGIHATIAGVLLALTIPTNNTNVESPLEKLEHLLNGPVNYFIMPIFALANTNITFQKEMVSGLISPLGFGIITGLFIGKTIGVTLFSWAAVKLKLGSLPSRSGWKHIIGLGMLAGIGFTMSIFISLLSFSDVLHVTEAKFAVLCASVLSGIAGFVFLKSIPKKKPAVNPA, encoded by the coding sequence ATGGCTAAATTACTCAACCTACAGGCATTTAAAGATTTTTTCCGTTCAGGTCAAATTGGTGGGGTAATATTATTGATTTGTGTGGCAATTTCACTCTTCATTGCCAATTCATCTTATGCCACCGCATTTGCCGATTTTTTAGCTACAGACTTCGGGTTTACCTTTGGTGCCAATGCCTATGTTTTTTCAGTATCTGCCTGGATTAATGATGCCTTAATGGCTGTATTCTTTTTACTGGTTGGCCTGGAAATTAAACGTGAAATGGTGGAAGGGGAATTGTCATCGATTAAGAAAGCTTCGCTACCAGTAGTAGCTGCTCTTGGTGGCATGCTGGTACCTGCATTTATCTATTTTATGTTCAATAAAGGTGAAAATACAGCATCAGGCTGGGGAATACCTATGGCTACAGATATTGCTTTTGCACTGGCCATTATTTCTATGCTTGGTAAACATGTACCTACCTCTTTAAAAGTATTTCTGGCTGCACTCGCTATTGTTGACGACCTTGGTGCTATCCTTGTCATCGCTATTTTTTATACCAATGAAGTGCATTTTGATTATTTGCTGATGGCAGCTGGTATAGTAGCACTGCTGCTGGTCTTCAATTTTTTAAATGTAAAACCACTTTACTTTTACCTGATACCAGGTGTGTTTTTATGGTACTTCATCCATCACTCGGGAATACATGCCACCATTGCTGGCGTTTTACTGGCCTTAACCATCCCCACAAACAATACGAATGTTGAATCTCCACTGGAAAAACTGGAACATCTGCTGAATGGCCCGGTAAACTACTTTATCATGCCTATTTTTGCACTGGCCAATACCAATATCACTTTTCAGAAAGAAATGGTCAGCGGATTGATATCGCCACTTGGTTTTGGAATTATTACAGGTTTATTTATAGGAAAAACCATTGGTGTAACCTTGTTTTCATGGGCAGCGGTAAAACTTAAGCTGGGTAGTTTACCATCCAGATCTGGCTGGAAACACATTATTGGTCTGGGTATGCTTGCTGGTATTGGCTTTACCATGTCTATTTTCATATCCCTTTTATCTTTCAGCGATGTCCTTCATGTTACAGAAGCGAAGTTTGCTGTGCTCTGCGCTTCTGTACTATCAGGTATAGCGGGGTTTGTATTTTTAAAATCAATCCCCAAAAAGAAACCAGCAGTTAATCCTGCTTAA
- the trpA gene encoding tryptophan synthase subunit alpha: MNRLQQLFQEKKNILSIYYTAGYPNLGDTLAIAEELEKSGANLLEIGFPYSDPVADGPIIQASSKQALDNGMDLKLLFQQLKDLRKTVSIPVLLMGYVNPVLQFGVENFCKACAEVGVDGCIVPDLPMVEYERLYQPVFAKYGLSNIFLITPQTAADRIQKIDSLSNGFIYLLSSSATTGQNLQVSNHTEAYFSRIADLKLKNPTMIGFGISSKETFDKACEYANGAIIGSAFVKALDTSNLKGSIETFMQNFKQD, from the coding sequence ATGAACAGATTACAACAATTATTTCAGGAAAAGAAAAATATACTTTCAATATATTACACAGCTGGTTATCCCAATTTAGGCGATACTTTAGCTATTGCAGAAGAATTGGAAAAATCAGGGGCCAATCTATTGGAAATTGGTTTTCCTTATTCAGATCCTGTAGCAGATGGACCAATTATACAGGCCAGCAGCAAGCAGGCGCTAGATAATGGAATGGATCTTAAACTCCTGTTTCAGCAACTAAAAGATTTGCGTAAAACCGTCAGTATACCTGTTTTATTAATGGGCTATGTAAACCCGGTGTTACAGTTTGGTGTCGAGAATTTCTGTAAAGCCTGTGCTGAAGTTGGAGTAGATGGTTGCATTGTCCCCGATTTGCCTATGGTAGAATACGAAAGACTTTACCAGCCAGTTTTTGCTAAATATGGTTTAAGCAATATATTCCTGATTACTCCGCAAACGGCTGCAGACCGCATTCAGAAAATCGATAGTTTAAGTAACGGATTCATCTATCTGTTATCTTCATCGGCAACAACCGGGCAAAATCTGCAGGTATCTAACCATACTGAAGCCTATTTTTCAAGGATAGCAGATCTTAAATTAAAGAACCCAACTATGATTGGTTTTGGTATCAGTAGTAAAGAAACCTTTGATAAAGCCTGTGAATATGCCAATGGGGCTATTATAGGTAGTGCATTTGTAAAAGCGCTGGATACAAGCAATTTAAAAGGAAGTATTGAAACCTTTATGCAAAATTTTAAGCAGGATTAA
- the trpB gene encoding tryptophan synthase subunit beta — protein MSYFVNEKGYYGDFGGAYIPEMLYPNVEELRQNYLKIIEDESFQKEFHQLLKDYVGRPSPLYLAKRLSKKYNANIFLKREDLNHTGAHKINNTIGQILLAERLGKKRIIAETGAGQHGVATATVCALRGLECVVYMGEVDIKRQAPNVARMKMLGAKVVPATSGSKTLKDATNEAMRDWINNPVDTHYIIGSVVGPHPYPDMVAIFQSIISEETKKQLIEQTGNDQPDYVLACVGGGSNAMGMFYHFIEDEKVKLIAVEAGGKGIDSGFSAATTALGKEGVLHGSRSILMQTPDGQVVEPHSVSAGLDYPGIGPQHAHLFKTGRGLYVSITDDESLQAGLLLTQMEGIIPAIESAHALAYLEKMTFTGKENVVVCLSGRGDKDMDTYMKYFNL, from the coding sequence ATGAGTTATTTTGTAAATGAAAAAGGTTATTACGGAGATTTTGGTGGAGCTTACATTCCCGAAATGCTGTACCCTAACGTAGAGGAACTGAGACAGAATTACCTTAAAATAATTGAGGACGAATCATTCCAGAAAGAGTTTCATCAGCTGCTGAAAGATTATGTGGGCAGGCCATCCCCATTGTACCTGGCCAAAAGGCTCTCAAAAAAGTACAATGCGAATATATTTCTAAAACGTGAAGACCTGAACCATACTGGTGCCCATAAGATCAACAATACCATCGGGCAGATCCTGCTGGCAGAACGCCTTGGGAAAAAACGGATCATTGCCGAAACTGGTGCAGGGCAACATGGGGTGGCTACAGCCACAGTTTGCGCATTACGTGGCCTGGAGTGCGTGGTATATATGGGGGAAGTTGACATTAAGCGCCAGGCCCCTAATGTGGCCCGGATGAAAATGCTGGGTGCTAAAGTAGTGCCGGCAACCTCAGGTAGTAAAACTTTAAAAGATGCAACCAACGAGGCGATGCGTGATTGGATCAATAATCCCGTGGATACCCATTATATTATAGGATCTGTAGTCGGTCCCCATCCTTATCCGGATATGGTGGCTATTTTTCAATCCATCATATCCGAAGAAACTAAGAAACAACTTATAGAACAAACCGGAAATGACCAGCCGGATTATGTGCTGGCCTGTGTAGGTGGTGGTAGTAATGCGATGGGCATGTTTTATCATTTTATAGAGGATGAAAAAGTTAAACTGATCGCTGTTGAAGCAGGGGGTAAGGGGATTGATAGTGGATTTTCAGCGGCTACTACAGCTTTGGGTAAAGAAGGTGTACTGCATGGAAGCAGAAGCATTTTGATGCAAACACCGGACGGACAGGTGGTAGAACCACATTCTGTATCTGCAGGTCTGGATTACCCTGGCATTGGCCCTCAGCATGCGCATTTATTTAAAACGGGGCGTGGCCTGTATGTGTCCATTACCGATGATGAATCTTTACAGGCAGGTTTGTTGCTTACCCAGATGGAAGGTATTATTCCGGCAATTGAAAGTGCGCATGCACTGGCTTATTTAGAGAAAATGACCTTTACCGGTAAAGAAAATGTAGTTGTTTGTCTTTCAGGAAGAGGAGATAAAGACATGGATACCTATATGAAATACTTTAATTTATAA
- a CDS encoding phosphoribosylanthranilate isomerase encodes MKPKLKVCGMKLTDNIEAVAALRPDYLGFIFYRQSKRFIAGLTPSFVRNLPAGIKKTGVFVNEELNKVAELAILYGLNAVQLHGSEPVKYCIALKGLLADHGIVLIKAFGIDEHFDFSQLKSYEPVVDYFLFDTQTAGHGGSGKTFNWSLLEKYTLNKPYFLSGGIGPDSIAQLKNITDTRLYAIDINSKFELAPCLKDIDKLTDFKNAL; translated from the coding sequence ATGAAACCTAAACTAAAAGTATGTGGAATGAAGCTCACAGATAATATTGAGGCTGTAGCTGCGCTAAGGCCTGATTATTTAGGTTTCATCTTTTACAGGCAGTCTAAACGGTTTATTGCAGGCCTCACGCCTTCATTTGTACGTAACCTGCCCGCGGGGATTAAAAAAACAGGGGTTTTTGTAAATGAAGAATTGAACAAAGTTGCCGAACTGGCAATTTTATATGGATTAAATGCTGTACAACTTCATGGTTCTGAACCTGTAAAGTATTGCATTGCTTTAAAAGGTTTGCTTGCCGACCATGGTATTGTTCTAATCAAGGCATTTGGAATTGATGAGCACTTTGATTTCAGCCAGCTGAAAAGCTATGAACCGGTGGTGGATTATTTTCTTTTTGATACCCAGACAGCAGGTCATGGGGGTTCCGGTAAAACCTTTAACTGGAGTCTTCTTGAAAAGTATACTTTAAATAAACCTTACTTTTTAAGTGGGGGAATTGGCCCTGATAGCATAGCGCAACTAAAAAATATAACAGATACCCGTCTTTACGCCATAGACATTAATAGTAAGTTTGAACTTGCCCCTTGTTTAAAAGACATAGATAAATTGACAGATTTTAAGAATGCATTATGA
- the trpD gene encoding anthranilate phosphoribosyltransferase, with amino-acid sequence MKKILNHLFENRTFSRAEAQKILTAIALGEFNTSQIAAFITAYGMRNITVEELQGFRDAMLDLCIRLDFSDFELVDLCGTGGDGKDTFNISTLASFVVAGAGYKVAKHGNYGVSSGCGSSNVMEYLGYTFTNDQDLLKRSLDHAGICFIHAPLFNPAMKTVAPIRKELGVKTFFNMLGPMVNPAQPKNQIVGVFSLELARLYAYLYQDTDKNYTILHAVGGFDEISLTCDIKTFSKNGEALMKVSDLGFEQITEDKIKGGDTVESSARIFTNVLSGKGTDEQNNVVLCNAALAIRTIDASKTFADCFYEAESSLMGLKAMDSFKKLIGK; translated from the coding sequence ATGAAGAAGATACTCAACCACTTATTCGAAAACAGAACCTTTAGCCGAGCCGAGGCACAAAAAATTTTAACCGCTATTGCTTTAGGCGAGTTTAATACTTCGCAAATTGCTGCTTTTATTACGGCTTACGGCATGCGCAACATTACAGTTGAAGAGCTTCAGGGTTTCCGCGATGCTATGCTGGATCTTTGCATCAGACTCGATTTTTCTGATTTTGAACTGGTAGACCTTTGTGGTACAGGAGGAGATGGTAAAGATACCTTTAACATTTCAACCCTGGCATCCTTTGTTGTAGCTGGCGCTGGCTATAAAGTGGCCAAACATGGTAATTATGGAGTGTCCTCGGGCTGCGGCTCATCTAATGTAATGGAGTATCTGGGTTATACCTTTACCAATGATCAGGATCTCTTAAAAAGAAGCCTGGATCATGCTGGTATCTGTTTTATTCATGCACCTTTATTTAACCCGGCCATGAAAACTGTAGCGCCAATCCGTAAAGAACTTGGTGTAAAAACCTTTTTTAACATGCTGGGGCCAATGGTAAACCCCGCACAACCTAAAAACCAGATTGTGGGGGTTTTTAGTCTGGAACTAGCCCGATTATATGCCTATCTCTATCAGGATACCGATAAAAACTATACGATATTGCATGCTGTTGGCGGTTTTGATGAGATTTCTTTAACCTGTGATATTAAAACTTTTAGCAAAAATGGTGAAGCATTAATGAAGGTAAGCGATCTGGGTTTTGAACAGATCACTGAAGATAAAATAAAAGGTGGCGATACTGTCGAATCATCCGCCCGGATATTTACCAATGTACTAAGCGGAAAGGGCACTGATGAGCAAAATAATGTAGTACTTTGCAATGCCGCACTGGCCATCAGAACCATCGATGCCTCCAAAACTTTTGCAGATTGTTTTTATGAGGCCGAATCTTCTTTAATGGGTTTAAAGGCAATGGATAGTTTTAAAAAACTGATAGGAAAATAA
- a CDS encoding SDR family oxidoreductase: MDFFKNKVVIITGASSGIGKACAEEFAKRGANLVLAARQYVTLCEITADLERRYSIKAIAVQVDVSKEEDCILMVKQALVTFNKIDMLINNAGLSMRALFNEVELAVLKNLMDVNFWGAVYCTKYALPEILKTKGSIIGVSSIAGYRGLPGRTGYSSSKFAMNGFMESLRTELLKTGVHVMVACPGFTTSNIRVAALAKDGTSHGETSMEEGKMMSAEEVAVNIANGIAARKRTLIMTGQGKLTVWINKLLPALADKLVFNHFTKEKNALVK; the protein is encoded by the coding sequence ATGGATTTTTTTAAAAATAAAGTAGTTATAATTACCGGCGCGTCTTCAGGTATTGGAAAAGCTTGCGCCGAAGAATTTGCAAAACGGGGGGCAAACCTGGTACTGGCTGCAAGACAATATGTAACCCTTTGTGAAATTACAGCTGATCTTGAAAGGAGATACAGCATAAAAGCTATAGCTGTGCAGGTTGATGTGAGTAAAGAAGAAGATTGCATACTGATGGTTAAACAGGCTTTGGTTACTTTCAATAAAATTGATATGCTCATCAATAACGCAGGTCTTTCTATGCGGGCATTGTTTAATGAAGTAGAGCTTGCAGTGTTAAAAAACCTGATGGATGTAAACTTCTGGGGTGCTGTATATTGCACAAAATATGCTTTGCCTGAAATACTTAAAACCAAGGGCAGCATTATTGGCGTGTCCTCTATAGCGGGTTATCGTGGCTTGCCGGGCCGCACCGGATATTCTTCTTCTAAATTTGCAATGAATGGATTTATGGAGTCCTTACGTACCGAACTGCTCAAAACAGGAGTGCACGTAATGGTGGCCTGCCCGGGTTTTACCACTTCCAATATCCGTGTAGCAGCTTTGGCAAAAGACGGGACTTCCCACGGTGAAACCAGTATGGAAGAAGGGAAAATGATGAGTGCAGAAGAAGTTGCCGTAAATATTGCTAATGGAATTGCTGCACGTAAACGCACGCTGATAATGACAGGGCAGGGCAAGCTTACGGTCTGGATCAATAAATTGCTGCCTGCACTTGCAGATAAACTGGTGTTTAATCATTTTACCAAAGAAAAGAATGCCTTAGTTAAATAA
- the recR gene encoding recombination mediator RecR, with product MNFSSKLLEDAVNEFSKLPGVGQKTALRLVLHLLNKEQEEVDHFGNVLIRLRKEIKHCSVCHNISDQHTCNICTAGKREKELICVVEDTRDVMAVENTGQYFGVYHVLGGLISPMDGIGPSDLFIDSLVQRVATTPVKEVILALSATMEGDTTLFYLYKRLKDFQIPITTIARGIAFGGELEYADEITLGRSIVTRVPYQNSLIK from the coding sequence ATGAACTTTTCTTCTAAACTGCTTGAAGATGCTGTCAATGAATTTTCCAAGCTACCCGGAGTTGGACAAAAAACTGCTTTGAGATTGGTGTTGCACTTGCTGAATAAAGAACAGGAAGAAGTGGACCATTTTGGAAATGTGCTTATCAGGCTTAGAAAAGAAATAAAACACTGTAGTGTATGTCATAACATTTCTGATCAGCATACCTGCAATATCTGCACAGCCGGAAAAAGAGAAAAAGAGTTGATATGTGTGGTAGAGGATACCAGGGATGTAATGGCAGTCGAAAATACAGGTCAGTATTTTGGTGTTTATCATGTGCTTGGCGGTTTGATTTCTCCAATGGATGGCATAGGCCCTTCAGATCTTTTTATTGATTCATTGGTGCAGCGCGTGGCAACAACTCCTGTAAAAGAGGTTATCCTGGCTTTAAGTGCCACTATGGAGGGAGATACCACACTTTTTTATTTATATAAGCGGCTTAAAGATTTCCAGATCCCAATTACAACCATCGCCAGGGGAATTGCCTTTGGCGGAGAATTGGAATACGCCGATGAAATCACCCTGGGCAGGTCTATCGTAACCCGTGTGCCTTACCAAAACTCATTAATTAAATAA
- a CDS encoding sodium:solute symporter, whose translation MSPIILLSFLLGYFALLVGVAYFTSRNNSDNSSFFIANRNSKWYLVAFGMIGTALSGVTFISVPGAVGKSDFGYFQFILGNAVGFIIIATVLLPLYYRLNIISIYTYLERRLGFWSYKSGAVIFLVSRTIGSAFRLYLVAIVLQKFIFDAWSIPFWLTIVICLVLIWLYTHKGGLKTIIITDTLQTVFLLLSVVLSIIFIARSLNLDIAGTFEAVKNSSYSKIFFWEDFLGSKTHFLKQFFGGIFVTIAMTGLDQDLMQKNLSMKTIGEAQKNMFTFTTVFVIMNIFFLSVGALLYLFAAKNGIDVAALKTPDHLYPEIALNHLNVIPGIIFMLGLTAATFATTDSALTALTTSFCVDFLHFDKKADQNDPALVSKRHLVHIGFSVLMVVVIMIFKIINDDSVVNAIFKAAGYTYGPLVGLFGFGMLTKKAVTDKLVPYICILSPILCFIIDINSLNWFGYALGFELIILNGLLTFVMLWITGKTSTTQTKF comes from the coding sequence ATGAGTCCGATTATTCTTTTGTCCTTTCTTCTAGGCTATTTTGCTTTATTAGTTGGGGTGGCTTATTTCACCTCAAGAAACAACTCAGACAACTCTTCTTTCTTCATTGCAAACAGAAATTCCAAATGGTACCTGGTCGCTTTTGGAATGATAGGAACGGCATTATCCGGCGTAACTTTTATATCGGTACCCGGGGCTGTAGGCAAAAGTGATTTTGGTTATTTTCAGTTCATACTGGGCAATGCAGTCGGCTTTATCATTATTGCTACGGTATTGCTCCCATTATATTACAGGTTAAATATCATTTCTATTTATACCTATCTTGAAAGACGTCTGGGTTTCTGGAGTTATAAAAGCGGTGCCGTAATTTTCCTGGTATCCCGTACTATTGGGTCTGCTTTTAGGCTTTACCTTGTTGCTATTGTGTTGCAGAAGTTCATTTTTGATGCCTGGAGTATACCTTTCTGGTTAACTATAGTTATCTGCCTGGTACTCATCTGGCTGTACACACACAAAGGAGGATTAAAAACTATTATCATTACCGATACCTTGCAAACAGTATTCCTTTTGCTATCTGTAGTGCTATCAATCATATTTATTGCCAGATCTTTAAACCTGGATATTGCCGGTACTTTCGAGGCTGTAAAAAACAGTAGCTATTCCAAAATCTTTTTCTGGGAGGATTTTCTGGGTAGTAAAACGCATTTCCTCAAGCAGTTTTTTGGGGGTATTTTTGTAACCATTGCCATGACCGGACTGGATCAGGATTTGATGCAGAAAAACCTAAGTATGAAAACCATTGGCGAAGCACAAAAAAATATGTTCACCTTCACCACCGTTTTTGTGATCATGAATATCTTCTTTTTAAGTGTAGGTGCTTTGTTATATCTTTTCGCTGCAAAAAACGGAATTGATGTTGCAGCATTAAAAACACCTGACCACCTTTATCCGGAAATTGCATTAAACCACCTGAATGTCATACCAGGCATTATTTTTATGCTGGGATTAACCGCCGCGACATTTGCGACCACTGATTCGGCATTAACGGCATTAACAACTTCATTTTGTGTAGATTTTTTACATTTCGATAAAAAAGCCGATCAGAATGATCCTGCACTGGTTAGCAAACGGCACTTGGTGCACATTGGATTCTCTGTGCTGATGGTCGTTGTGATCATGATCTTTAAAATCATCAACGATGACTCGGTAGTAAATGCCATTTTTAAAGCAGCCGGGTATACTTACGGACCATTGGTAGGTCTTTTTGGTTTTGGAATGCTGACTAAAAAGGCTGTAACCGACAAGCTTGTACCTTATATCTGTATACTTTCACCAATATTGTGCTTTATAATTGATATCAATTCTTTAAACTGGTTTGGATACGCTTTAGGTTTTGAACTGATCATATTAAATGGATTACTTACATTTGTTATGCTTTGGATTACTGGTAAAACATCAACAACCCAAACCAAATTCTAA